A stretch of Treponema vincentii F0403 DNA encodes these proteins:
- the sufU gene encoding Fe-S cluster assembly sulfur transfer protein SufU produces the protein MGIETVYQQTLLDYSRRAEHKHQLDGATGIERGHNPSCGDDLTLLIKQKDGIVEDASFLGTGCAVSTASTNMLIDLIKGKTVKEAQHCLEVFFNMMAGKPQSEEELESLGDAQILSYFAEMPARIKCATLSWHSAQVLLK, from the coding sequence GTGGGCATAGAGACGGTATATCAGCAAACGCTTTTGGATTATTCGCGGAGAGCGGAACATAAACATCAATTGGACGGAGCTACCGGTATTGAACGCGGGCATAATCCCAGCTGCGGCGACGATTTAACCTTGCTGATTAAGCAGAAAGACGGAATTGTAGAGGATGCGTCGTTTTTAGGTACAGGGTGTGCGGTTTCCACCGCTTCTACCAATATGCTGATCGATCTGATAAAAGGAAAAACGGTTAAAGAAGCGCAGCATTGCCTAGAGGTATTTTTTAATATGATGGCGGGAAAGCCGCAGTCGGAAGAAGAATTGGAGAGCCTCGGCGATGCACAGATTCTCAGTTATTTTGCAGAAATGCCCGCCCGCATTAAATGCGCAACCTTGAGCTGGCACAGTGCGCAGGTTCTGCTTAAATAG
- a CDS encoding haloacid dehalogenase-like hydrolase yields the protein MESTVSNKTQSPVLTGDWELQNKRRLEKLIAEKAFAGNYAVFDWDFTCIFYDVQDSLLLYQLEHLCFNLTPEQFAVTIRYEIPQNILLAGCFNSEGRQLTAADLAEDLDARYRFLYHSYKNLNGTLPLEAVLQTEEYLDFKTKMLMLTWHAVTVCDTDISQSICTGMTLPELNSLVEKTIAEALAAEIKQYTLVSPARQAGKAGVVTTAYRKGIRIQPEIQELFRRFEEYGITPYICSASQEDGVRVFACTPAYGYCLRPEQVFGRRRLRNADGVFTDARDYSIPQTWREGKAEAIRALIAPRHGGKSPILVAGDSDGDFWMMDAFKDEALLLILYRNQKPHEKLYPLIRQGFAERNVPGASIIVQHRDEATGLFVASE from the coding sequence ATGGAATCTACGGTATCGAATAAAACACAGAGTCCGGTATTAACCGGAGATTGGGAGCTGCAAAATAAGCGGCGCTTGGAAAAACTGATTGCAGAAAAAGCCTTTGCCGGCAACTATGCCGTCTTCGATTGGGATTTTACTTGTATCTTTTACGATGTACAGGATAGTCTCTTGCTGTATCAGCTTGAACACCTATGTTTTAACCTTACCCCCGAACAGTTTGCCGTTACCATCAGGTATGAAATCCCGCAGAATATCCTGCTTGCCGGCTGTTTTAATAGCGAAGGGAGGCAGCTGACAGCCGCTGACCTTGCGGAAGATTTGGACGCCCGCTATCGGTTCTTGTATCATTCATATAAAAATTTAAACGGGACACTTCCGCTTGAAGCAGTTCTGCAAACCGAAGAGTATCTCGACTTTAAAACAAAAATGCTTATGCTGACATGGCATGCGGTAACCGTATGCGATACGGATATTTCACAATCGATATGTACGGGTATGACGCTCCCCGAATTGAATAGCCTTGTAGAAAAAACAATTGCGGAAGCGCTTGCCGCTGAAATAAAACAATATACGCTTGTATCCCCTGCGCGGCAGGCGGGTAAAGCGGGCGTCGTTACTACAGCGTACCGGAAGGGGATTAGAATCCAGCCGGAAATACAAGAGTTATTCCGCCGCTTTGAAGAGTATGGCATCACTCCCTATATTTGCTCCGCCTCGCAGGAGGATGGGGTACGGGTATTTGCCTGCACCCCTGCGTACGGATACTGCCTCCGCCCCGAACAAGTGTTCGGCAGACGGCGGCTGCGGAATGCGGACGGGGTTTTTACCGATGCACGGGATTATTCAATCCCGCAAACATGGCGGGAAGGAAAGGCGGAGGCGATACGGGCTTTGATTGCTCCGCGGCACGGCGGAAAATCGCCCATCCTTGTTGCAGGCGACAGCGACGGCGACTTTTGGATGATGGATGCGTTTAAAGATGAGGCGCTGCTGCTTATCCTGTACCGAAATCAAAAACCGCACGAAAAGCTCTATCCGCTAATACGGCAGGGTTTTGCCGAGCGCAATGTCCCCGGCGCATCGATTATCGTACAGCATCGGGATGAAGCAACCGGTTTATTCGTCGCATCGGAATGA
- a CDS encoding IS3 family transposase, whose translation MHHRTADKQFSARMLCAVLPVSESGFYKWKRNRKKVKAWQKLLAQMHKILDEDEENKNYGVRRMQIALEQRGIKRSLSTVRRAMARGNLLHEDRKSPDGLTKADKKAMRPQNIIKQDFSAQEPLRKLLTDITQIPCKDGKLYVSPLFDCYNGEIISLAMDTNMKKELCIKTITEAYKNFDIPSGAIIHSDCGSQYTSDEYKKTLGQLHAVQSMSGVGKCWDNARMESWFATLKKEKIYQLDTTKLTVEEVKTIVWRYTFAYYNTKRITTVNPDGLPPLVYRKTAAKKSAA comes from the coding sequence ATCCACCACCGTACTGCTGACAAGCAATTTTCAGCACGGATGCTGTGCGCTGTTCTTCCGGTCAGCGAAAGCGGTTTTTATAAATGGAAGAGAAACAGGAAAAAAGTGAAAGCATGGCAGAAACTGCTCGCTCAAATGCATAAAATTCTCGATGAGGATGAAGAAAACAAGAACTATGGGGTGAGGCGTATGCAGATAGCACTTGAACAACGGGGCATTAAGCGTTCATTGTCGACGGTAAGACGCGCGATGGCACGAGGAAATCTGCTGCATGAAGACAGAAAAAGCCCTGACGGTCTTACAAAAGCCGACAAAAAGGCGATGAGACCGCAGAATATCATCAAACAAGACTTTAGTGCACAAGAGCCTTTGAGAAAATTGCTGACGGATATAACTCAGATACCATGCAAAGATGGAAAGCTGTACGTATCACCTCTTTTTGACTGCTATAATGGGGAGATCATTTCTCTTGCAATGGACACAAACATGAAAAAGGAACTATGTATAAAAACGATAACGGAGGCATACAAGAATTTTGATATACCAAGTGGAGCGATAATTCACAGCGATTGCGGAAGCCAGTATACAAGCGATGAGTACAAAAAGACGCTCGGACAGCTGCATGCGGTGCAGAGTATGAGTGGAGTTGGGAAATGCTGGGATAATGCCCGGATGGAAAGCTGGTTTGCAACGCTGAAAAAGGAAAAGATCTATCAGCTTGATACAACAAAACTGACCGTGGAGGAGGTCAAGACAATCGTCTGGAGATACACGTTTGCTTATTACAACACGAAACGTATCACGACAGTAAATCCCGATGGCTTACCTCCACTGGTATACAGGAAAACAGCAGCTAAAAAAAGTGCTGCTTAA
- a CDS encoding prolyl-tRNA synthetase associated domain-containing protein, producing MTPAEQVYKALQDMGISYEVVEHPPALTTEEADKYIEGKEGCRTKTLFLRNRNKKRCILLIMDEVKRLDMKKCAELLEEKEFKFASAELLAEKLGLAAGVVSPFGLLNNTAHDVTVYFDKEMLDTYRILTFHPNENTATVFIDSGDLQRFIKNTEHDYFIINV from the coding sequence ATGACACCCGCCGAACAAGTTTACAAAGCATTACAGGACATGGGCATTAGCTACGAAGTAGTCGAACATCCGCCGGCCTTAACGACGGAAGAAGCCGACAAATACATTGAAGGAAAAGAAGGCTGCAGAACAAAAACACTCTTTTTGCGGAATAGAAATAAAAAGCGGTGCATTTTGTTAATTATGGACGAAGTGAAACGGCTCGACATGAAAAAGTGTGCCGAACTGCTCGAAGAAAAAGAGTTCAAGTTTGCCTCTGCAGAATTGTTGGCGGAAAAGCTCGGACTTGCCGCAGGCGTGGTGTCGCCGTTCGGGTTATTAAACAATACGGCGCATGATGTAACCGTTTATTTTGATAAAGAAATGCTCGACACATACCGTATTCTAACCTTTCATCCCAATGAAAACACTGCAACGGTTTTTATCGATTCCGGCGACCTGCAGCGTTTTATCAAAAATACCGAACACGACTATTTTATCATCAATGTATAA
- a CDS encoding transposase translates to MKRYDENFKIEALKLSDEIGVKKACEQLNVNYGTLAGWRKQRVKKNKEGKSTDADIQRENSRLKKEIAELKSANEILKDALGFFVQDRKK, encoded by the coding sequence ATGAAACGGTACGATGAGAACTTTAAAATCGAGGCATTGAAGCTGTCGGACGAGATCGGAGTGAAGAAGGCGTGTGAACAGCTTAATGTGAACTACGGAACATTAGCAGGCTGGAGAAAGCAGCGGGTAAAGAAAAACAAAGAAGGAAAAAGTACAGATGCTGATATTCAAAGAGAGAACAGCCGCCTCAAGAAAGAAATAGCCGAGCTTAAAAGTGCGAATGAGATACTCAAGGATGCACTCGGTTTTTTCGTTCAAGACCGGAAGAAATAG
- the pheT gene encoding phenylalanine--tRNA ligase subunit beta — MPKIDVNEQLFFKLLGKQYDYSPEFEHLLSSAKAELDEAPSAATPKSERIIKIELNDTNRPDLWSTAGLARLLRMHTGGASNKSDYQAFLSTLTERKDSGHRTIIVDPELQGVRPFMTAFIISGKPIDEPMLKDIIQTQEKLCWNFGRKRRSISMGVYRSELINWPVHYRAVDPHTTSFTPLGFDTEMTCERIISEHPKGKEYGWILKGMKKVPLLSDAKGGVLSMAPIINSAGIGAVQQGDTDLLVELTGTDMPSLLLATNIVACDFSDAGYTILPVSIEYPYETGFGKTITTPLYFQEPTKTTVHAVNKLLGTELSAQDIVEALERMDNTVTVEGDCLTLTPPAYRNDFLHEVDIIEDVMMGKTVEFFEPETPREFTIGRLSPVTVLSRKIKSLMVGFGYQEMIFNYLGSKKDYIDRMNIDGAAVIEIANPMSENYQFVRPSIIPSLLSAETVSGNAVYPHRIFETGKIAYLAPEENTGTRTRQSLGFLTVNQDANFNEAASLVAGLLYYLQMDYAVCETHDSRFIEGRQAGVLYEGKQIGIFGELHPQVLENWSVTVPAFAGELDIESILTIPNADR; from the coding sequence ATGCCCAAGATCGATGTAAACGAACAGCTTTTTTTCAAATTATTAGGAAAACAATACGACTATTCTCCCGAATTTGAACATCTATTGAGTTCTGCAAAGGCGGAATTGGACGAAGCGCCGTCCGCCGCAACGCCGAAGTCCGAACGCATCATAAAGATTGAACTGAACGATACCAACCGCCCCGACTTATGGTCGACGGCAGGGCTTGCCCGCCTCTTGCGTATGCATACCGGCGGGGCTTCAAACAAATCCGACTATCAAGCATTTTTATCAACGTTGACTGAACGGAAAGATTCCGGGCATCGAACGATAATCGTAGACCCCGAGCTGCAAGGCGTCCGTCCCTTTATGACGGCTTTTATTATTTCGGGCAAGCCCATCGACGAGCCCATGCTGAAGGATATTATCCAAACGCAGGAAAAACTGTGCTGGAACTTCGGTAGAAAGCGCCGTTCCATATCGATGGGCGTATACCGCAGCGAGCTGATTAATTGGCCGGTACACTACCGCGCCGTCGACCCGCATACAACCTCGTTTACGCCGCTCGGCTTCGATACCGAAATGACGTGCGAGCGTATCATTTCCGAACACCCGAAAGGTAAGGAATACGGTTGGATATTAAAGGGCATGAAAAAAGTGCCGCTCCTATCTGACGCAAAAGGTGGCGTGCTTTCGATGGCGCCGATTATCAACAGTGCAGGGATCGGTGCGGTGCAGCAGGGCGATACCGACCTACTGGTCGAGCTGACCGGTACGGATATGCCGTCTCTGCTGCTTGCAACGAATATCGTTGCCTGTGATTTTTCCGACGCGGGCTACACGATTTTGCCGGTCAGCATAGAGTATCCGTATGAAACGGGATTCGGCAAGACTATTACGACGCCACTGTACTTCCAAGAGCCGACAAAAACGACGGTTCATGCCGTTAATAAGCTCCTCGGAACGGAGCTTTCGGCGCAGGACATTGTTGAAGCGTTGGAGCGTATGGACAATACCGTTACGGTTGAAGGCGATTGTTTGACGCTTACGCCGCCCGCATACCGGAATGACTTTTTACACGAAGTTGATATTATCGAAGATGTGATGATGGGTAAAACCGTCGAATTTTTTGAACCCGAAACACCGCGGGAATTTACCATCGGGCGGCTTTCTCCTGTTACAGTGCTTAGTAGAAAGATTAAAAGCTTGATGGTCGGCTTCGGTTATCAAGAAATGATTTTTAACTACCTCGGTTCAAAAAAAGATTACATCGACCGCATGAATATAGACGGAGCGGCGGTCATCGAAATTGCAAACCCCATGTCGGAAAATTATCAATTTGTCCGACCGTCCATCATTCCGTCGCTGTTATCCGCAGAAACGGTTTCGGGGAATGCGGTGTATCCGCACCGTATCTTTGAAACGGGGAAAATCGCCTATCTTGCGCCTGAAGAGAATACCGGTACACGCACGCGGCAAAGCCTCGGCTTCCTTACCGTAAATCAAGACGCCAACTTTAACGAAGCAGCTAGCCTTGTTGCCGGTTTACTGTACTATCTGCAAATGGACTATGCCGTATGCGAAACGCACGATTCCCGCTTTATCGAAGGGCGCCAAGCGGGCGTTCTTTATGAAGGAAAACAAATCGGTATTTTCGGCGAACTGCATCCGCAAGTGCTGGAAAACTGGTCGGTAACCGTGCCTGCATTTGCGGGAGAGCTCGATATAGAAAGTATTCTTACGATTCCGAACGCTGACCGATAA
- a CDS encoding nitroreductase family protein has protein sequence MDLQTCMEQRRSVRKYKNQPVPHELVREIIQAAILAPSWKNSQVSRYYVAEGNAAKELAKCLADFNQRNVQNAPVLIVSTVVNKRSGFTRDGEYETHLKDGFQYYDHGMQAMNLCLKAHDLGLATLIMGIYDEAAIRKFFNIDENQIIVAVIAVGYADGETPKPKRKTVDDITVFKS, from the coding sequence ATGGACTTACAAACTTGTATGGAACAGCGCCGGAGCGTGCGTAAATATAAAAATCAGCCTGTGCCGCACGAACTGGTGCGGGAAATTATTCAGGCGGCGATTTTAGCTCCTTCGTGGAAAAACTCGCAAGTTTCGCGCTATTATGTAGCGGAAGGAAATGCCGCAAAGGAGCTTGCCAAATGCCTTGCGGATTTTAATCAGCGGAATGTGCAAAACGCGCCGGTCTTGATTGTATCAACGGTTGTCAATAAACGTTCGGGTTTTACGCGGGACGGCGAATATGAAACGCATCTGAAAGACGGTTTTCAATATTACGACCATGGAATGCAGGCGATGAATCTTTGCCTTAAAGCTCATGATTTAGGCCTTGCAACGCTCATTATGGGCATTTACGATGAGGCTGCAATCAGAAAGTTTTTTAACATCGATGAAAATCAAATCATCGTAGCGGTTATCGCCGTAGGTTATGCCGACGGAGAGACGCCGAAGCCCAAGCGGAAGACCGTCGACGATATTACGGTATTTAAATCTTAG
- a CDS encoding site-specific DNA-methyltransferase encodes MELFYPGKKNRNEILNMVNPCSFSKKWNSKRNLLIEGDNFSSMQSLLHEYSLKGKIDFIYIDPPFATNSTFTIGEERVSTISSSKKDKIAYQDILIGESFIEFLRERLILAYELLSEKGSFYLHIDYKIGHYVKIILDEIFGIENFKNDITRIKCNPKNFTRRAYGNVKDLILFYTKSKNAIWHELCEPFSEDDIKRLYKKADKNGRLYTTIPLHAPGETKNGVTGGEFNGIKPPVGRHWRSDPKELEELDKQGLIEWSANGVPRKIIYADEQKGKKIQDVWDFKDYQYPVYPTEKNLALLKLLIQASSNPDSIVLDFFCGSGTTLIAAQELGRQWIGIDKSNEAIKIVKKKLAYCQNELFSSMEYDYLSLKPVIKNELSVANQ; translated from the coding sequence ATGGAATTATTTTATCCGGGAAAGAAAAATAGAAATGAAATTTTAAATATGGTTAATCCATGTTCGTTCTCGAAAAAATGGAATAGCAAAAGGAATTTATTAATTGAAGGCGATAATTTTTCATCAATGCAGTCATTATTGCATGAATATTCTTTAAAAGGAAAAATTGATTTTATCTATATCGATCCACCATTTGCAACAAATAGTACTTTTACTATAGGGGAAGAAAGAGTAAGTACAATTAGTTCAAGTAAAAAGGATAAAATTGCCTATCAAGATATATTGATAGGAGAATCCTTTATAGAATTTTTACGTGAACGACTGATACTGGCCTATGAGTTACTTTCTGAAAAAGGTTCTTTTTATCTGCATATCGATTATAAAATTGGGCATTATGTTAAAATTATTTTAGATGAAATTTTCGGTATTGAAAATTTTAAAAATGATATTACACGTATAAAATGCAATCCGAAAAATTTCACAAGACGAGCTTATGGAAATGTTAAAGATTTAATTTTATTTTATACGAAATCAAAAAATGCTATCTGGCATGAACTTTGTGAGCCATTTTCAGAAGACGATATAAAAAGATTATATAAGAAAGCAGATAAAAACGGACGCTTATATACAACAATTCCACTCCATGCCCCCGGAGAAACTAAAAACGGAGTGACTGGCGGTGAATTTAATGGAATAAAACCTCCCGTAGGACGGCATTGGCGTTCCGATCCAAAAGAATTGGAAGAATTAGATAAACAAGGTTTAATTGAATGGTCGGCAAATGGAGTTCCACGCAAAATTATTTATGCAGATGAACAAAAGGGAAAGAAAATACAGGATGTTTGGGATTTCAAAGATTATCAGTACCCCGTATATCCGACAGAAAAAAATCTTGCATTGCTTAAATTATTGATTCAAGCCTCTTCCAATCCGGATAGTATCGTATTGGATTTCTTTTGCGGGTCAGGCACTACATTGATAGCGGCTCAAGAATTGGGGCGCCAGTGGATTGGAATTGATAAATCAAACGAAGCAATAAAAATTGTGAAAAAAAAATTAGCTTATTGTCAAAATGAATTGTTCTCATCGATGGAATACGATTATTTGTCACTAAAGCCGGTAATAAAAAATGAATTATCAGTTGCTAACCAATAA
- a CDS encoding peptidase U32 family protein has translation MVELLAPAGNPEALEAAIAEGADAVYLGLKSFNARMRSSNFAWNQFEATVDVLHKRNKKIYVTVNTVVTEDEMERLYRFLTYLNNVGPDGIIVQDLGLIQMAHKYFPQLKLHASTQLNIASAKAANTMSRWGISRTVLARELSLEEIRDVHANTSCELEVFVHGALCVSESGLCLFSSYLGGKSANRGMCTQACRRLYTAHEPEGDREGYFFSPADLQLIEYIPDLIQAGVASFKIEGRMKSAEYVGTVVSAYRYVIDNWEADKKAAVETGKRILANDFARKKTSYRFKSTRAEEVLNPDQAGGTGIYLGIIDGIKKGDVQEVPYKDGTRAVHYVQLKDGHYTPEKGDSVRIHKKDDSGRESWKIQDIIESKSGAWLQLPADSGKGDSVYLLQTKAMTKRYPRLLPASLEKYRKQPNDEALPMLTLEAGFPTLGDTNKAAPATAASSTPVKKSLAKKPADIFPEGLYVQVSSIADLHTILADKPVRVIINLNEDTYPALSGQQSKQQVKPLPFPKREIFISLDPFVPQEQEPILTEQLEQLTAQGYTQFIVNNPAHISMLRNKKNFLVAGPYLYTFNCWAVSWLQDNGICAYIPPAESSQANIETVFAPGLRPQVLLPLFSYSVLFRMRFTLPKSYNFLYFSDKQGEAFRAFSTPSASFVLSDKPFSVVDRYHALQHHQFSRFLLDFSHTTVERRAYRFILQSLRSGTPLPDSVRFNWKEGFYDPQRVEELKQLGQKPAAERGTKNSGGRAKPSKGRSQNRRDPRTTSGRQQGNRKR, from the coding sequence ATGGTCGAGTTATTAGCACCGGCGGGAAATCCCGAAGCATTGGAAGCAGCGATTGCGGAAGGGGCGGACGCCGTTTATTTAGGTTTAAAGAGCTTTAATGCCCGGATGCGGTCTTCAAACTTTGCATGGAATCAATTTGAAGCAACGGTTGACGTGCTGCATAAGCGGAATAAAAAAATATATGTTACCGTCAATACGGTTGTAACCGAAGACGAGATGGAGCGGCTCTACCGCTTTTTGACGTACTTAAACAATGTCGGTCCGGACGGCATCATCGTGCAGGATCTCGGACTGATTCAAATGGCGCATAAATACTTCCCCCAGCTCAAACTCCACGCTTCTACGCAGCTCAATATTGCGAGCGCGAAGGCGGCAAACACGATGAGCCGCTGGGGAATTTCGCGGACGGTGCTGGCACGGGAACTGAGCTTGGAAGAAATCCGCGACGTCCATGCAAACACCTCCTGCGAACTGGAAGTATTTGTGCACGGGGCGCTCTGCGTCAGTGAGTCGGGTCTCTGCCTTTTTTCCAGCTACCTCGGCGGAAAGTCGGCGAACCGCGGTATGTGCACCCAGGCATGTCGCCGCCTCTACACAGCGCATGAGCCGGAAGGAGACCGCGAAGGATACTTCTTCTCCCCGGCGGATTTACAGCTCATTGAATATATCCCCGATCTTATCCAAGCGGGAGTTGCATCCTTTAAAATAGAAGGAAGAATGAAAAGCGCCGAATATGTCGGCACGGTGGTGTCCGCCTACCGGTATGTCATCGATAACTGGGAAGCAGATAAAAAAGCGGCGGTCGAAACCGGCAAGCGGATTTTGGCAAACGACTTTGCACGGAAAAAGACGAGCTACCGCTTTAAAAGCACCCGTGCGGAAGAAGTACTCAATCCCGATCAGGCAGGCGGTACCGGCATCTACCTCGGCATTATCGACGGAATTAAAAAAGGCGACGTACAGGAAGTACCCTACAAGGACGGCACACGGGCGGTGCATTACGTACAGCTGAAAGACGGGCATTACACCCCGGAAAAAGGCGATTCGGTGCGCATCCATAAGAAGGACGACAGCGGCAGGGAAAGCTGGAAAATTCAGGATATAATTGAAAGCAAATCCGGCGCATGGCTACAGCTACCTGCGGATTCAGGCAAGGGAGACAGCGTATATCTCTTGCAAACCAAGGCAATGACCAAACGCTACCCGCGTTTGCTGCCTGCCTCGCTCGAAAAATACCGCAAACAGCCCAACGACGAAGCACTGCCGATGCTGACATTGGAAGCAGGCTTCCCTACACTCGGCGATACAAACAAAGCCGCGCCCGCAACTGCAGCATCCTCAACCCCCGTCAAAAAAAGCCTTGCAAAAAAACCTGCGGATATATTCCCAGAAGGGCTGTATGTGCAAGTTTCATCCATTGCGGATTTGCATACCATCCTTGCGGATAAACCGGTGCGGGTGATTATCAACCTGAATGAGGACACCTATCCGGCGTTATCCGGACAGCAATCGAAGCAGCAGGTAAAGCCGCTGCCGTTCCCCAAACGGGAAATCTTTATTTCGCTTGATCCCTTTGTGCCGCAGGAACAGGAACCGATTCTTACAGAGCAGCTGGAACAACTGACCGCGCAGGGCTACACGCAATTTATTGTGAATAATCCCGCGCATATTTCCATGCTCCGCAATAAAAAGAACTTTTTAGTTGCGGGACCGTACTTGTACACTTTTAACTGCTGGGCGGTTTCGTGGCTGCAGGATAACGGTATCTGCGCCTACATTCCGCCGGCCGAAAGCTCGCAGGCAAATATCGAAACGGTGTTTGCCCCGGGGCTGCGTCCTCAAGTGCTGCTGCCGCTTTTTTCGTATTCCGTACTGTTCAGAATGCGCTTTACGCTGCCGAAAAGCTATAACTTCCTCTATTTTTCCGACAAGCAAGGCGAGGCGTTTAGAGCATTTTCGACACCGTCCGCCTCTTTTGTGCTGTCCGACAAGCCGTTTTCGGTTGTAGACCGCTACCATGCCCTGCAGCACCATCAGTTTTCACGCTTTTTGCTGGACTTTTCGCATACAACGGTTGAACGCCGTGCCTACCGGTTTATCCTGCAGTCGCTGCGGAGCGGCACTCCCCTTCCCGACTCGGTGCGTTTTAACTGGAAAGAAGGTTTCTACGATCCGCAACGGGTGGAAGAGCTCAAACAGTTGGGGCAAAAACCGGCGGCAGAGCGCGGCACCAAAAACTCCGGCGGACGAGCAAAACCGTCTAAAGGACGTTCACAGAACCGCCGGGATCCCCGAACAACAAGCGGACGGCAGCAGGGCAACAGAAAGCGATAA